DNA sequence from the Streptomyces sp. CA-210063 genome:
GGTCCGCCGGTGGTTCCGGCGACGACGCCACTGTGTGGTGCATGGGGACTCCCGAGGAGGTTCCGAATCGGCCCGGAACAGCCGGGACACGGCATGGCGCGGGTACGGGCGTCGCGACGGGAGGAGCGGGTCGCGATGCAGGAAAAAATTAGAGCAAGGTGAACAGTTAAACAAGACCCTGTCGCGACCGGTCCGGAAGGGGAAGGAGGGGGCAGGGGTGGCGGCCGACTCGTCGTAGCCCCGACCTGGGGATTTACGCCCCGGTGGGCCCGTCGTCGGGGTCCGCCGACGGGGTGAGAGGGGGGCGGGTGCGAGGCATGCGTGCCCTGGGGAGGCGGCGCGTTGACGCCATGGGGTGGGCGACTGGACCCCTTGTTTTATTCGATCGTCCTGAACTATTTTCCTGAACGCCGCCGGTTCGACCGGTCCAGCAGGCACCGGACCCGGAGGCCACGGTCCACCATGCCCTCCCACCGACCGTGATCGCCACCAGCACCGTTACCCGGCACCCCGCCCGGCGGCATCCACGCGGCGATCCCGCCCGATCCCGCCGGCACCTTCCCTCGTCCCCACCTGCCTCCTGGATGTCGAGATGACAACACAAGCCCCGCGTCCCGCCCCCGATCCGGTGACCACCACCGAGAGCGCCTCAGAAGGATCCGGCCTGCAAGCCGGACTGAAGAACCGTCACCTGTCGATGATCGCGATCGGTGGTGTCATCGGTGCCGGCCTGTTCGTCGGCTCCGGATCGGGCATCGCCGCCGCCGGTCCCGGCATCCTGATCTCCTACCTGCTCGTCGGCACTCTCGTCGTCCTCGTCATGCGGATGCTCGGCGAGATGGCCGCGGCCAACCCCACCTCCGGCTCGTTCTCCGCCTACGCGGACCGTGCGCTGGGTCGCTGGGCCGGCTTCACCATCGGCTGGCTGTACTGGTTCTTCTGGGTCGTGGTGCTCGCCGTCGAGGCGACCGCCGGCGCCAAGATCCTGGCCGGGTGGATCCCTGCGGTCCCGCAGTGGGGCTGGGCCCTGCTCGTCATGGTCGTCCTCACCGCCACCAACCTCGTCTCCGTCGGCTCCTACGGCGAGTTCGAGTTCTGGTTCGCCGGTATCAAGGTCGTCGCCATCGCCGCGTTCATCGTGATCGGAGGACTCGCGATCTTCGGCCTGCTGCCCGGCTCGGACCACCCGGCATCCGGCTTCACCAACCTCACCGAGCACGGCGGGTTCCTGCCCAACGGGCCGGGGGCGATCCTCACCGGCATCCTGATGGTGGTCTTCTCCTTCATGGGCAGCGAGATCGTCACCCTGGCCGCCGGCGAGACCGCCGACCCGCAGGCCGCGGTCACCAAGGCCACCAACAGCGTCATCTGGCGGATCGCGGTGTTCTACCTGGGCTCGATCCTGGTCGTGGTGTCGCTGCTGCGCTGGGACGACCCGGCGATCCTCAAGGACGGCTCGTACGTCGCCGCGCTGAACTCCGTCGGCATCCCGCACGCCGGCGAGATCATGAACGCCATCGTGCTCACCTCCGTGCTGTCCTGTCTCAACTCCGGCCTCTACACCGCGTCCCGGATGGCGTTCTCGCTCGGCCGTCGCAGCGACGCCCCGGCCGCCTTTGCCCGCACCACCGGACGCGGAGTCCCGCAGGCGGCCATCCTGGCCTCGGTGGTCTTCGGCTTTGTCGCCGTCGCCTTCAACTACCTCTGGCCGGACACGGTCTTCCAGTTCCTGCTGAACGCCTCCGGCGCGATCGCTCTCTTCGTCTGGCTGGTGATCTGCTTCTCCCAACTGCGGATGCGCAAGATCATCCAGCGGGAGTCGCCGGACAAGCTGGTCGTCAGGATGTGGCTCTACCCGTACCTGACCTGGGCCACCATCGCGATGATCACGTTCGTTCTGGTCTACATGCTGACCGACACCGCCGACGGCGGCGGCCGCGACCAGGTCGTCCTGTCCACCCTGGTGGCCGGGGCCGTGGTGGCCTTCGCGCTGGTCCGCGAGCGGCTGGCACGCAACGCCCGGCAGGGCAAGGTCATCTCTTCGTAGCAGCCAGGGCCCGTTGTACGGCCGTCCCGACCCGCCGGTGACGCGGCCCTCCCGCCGCGTCACCGGCTTCACGGCCGCACCCGTCATGCCGGGCCGGTATGTCCCGCGGGGGCGGACCAGTACTCCAGTCGGGCCGCGGTCGGGATGGTCGTCGCGTGGCTCGGGACGCGGGTGTGGTAGCACCTGGTCTTCGATTCCGCAGACCGGTGGGCATCCGGTGTTGAGCCGGGCCACTGTGGGCCGCTGTCGCCGAACTCGGCGACATCGAGTTCGCCGGAAACGGCCCGGAATCGTCACCTCATGGTGGACACCTGCGCGTAGCTCCCTCGGCGGACAGCGGCACCCGCCGCAGAGCCTGCGCGGGCGGAGTCTCTGCGCGGTGGAAGGAGAATCCGTTGTGCCATGTTTCGACCGTGTCCGCTGAGCAGGAGCGACGTCCGGGATTCCCCATGGGCAGTCTCTCAGGGAGCGGCAGGGACCACGAAGGGACCGCAAGGACAGGAACCAACCGCCAAGGACTGCGCGAGGCCGACGCAGGTGCACTTGCCTGATCTGCGAGAACGGCGTGAATAGGCACTGATCGGCAAGGACCGCCAAGATCCTCAAAGGACTCATGATCCGTCGGCCGTGGGTTCGAGTCCCACTCGCCCCATACGCGGGACGCCGGTAGGACGCAAGGACGTCAGAAGTGCTGTCCGGGGACCTTCGAGTAGGCGGCTCTACCTGTCGGTGGGCGTCGCCGCGACACTCGATCAGCTGGGTGTGGACGTCCGGGCCGTCCTCGGGCGCGGTGTGGTCGCCAGGCCCGGACAGCGGGTCACGCTGCGGTTGAAGTTGCTTGTGCGGGCATCGGGGCCGCAGGGCCGGAGCGGTGGATGGGTCCGGTGCCGTGGGACAGGGGCAGGCCGGTGGCCCGGTGGCTGTGGGTGATGATCTCCGCGGTGATGGATATGGCTGTCTCCTCGGGGGTGTGGGCGCCGAGGTCGAGGCCGATCGGGGAGTTGAGGCGGGCGAGT
Encoded proteins:
- a CDS encoding amino acid permease → MTTQAPRPAPDPVTTTESASEGSGLQAGLKNRHLSMIAIGGVIGAGLFVGSGSGIAAAGPGILISYLLVGTLVVLVMRMLGEMAAANPTSGSFSAYADRALGRWAGFTIGWLYWFFWVVVLAVEATAGAKILAGWIPAVPQWGWALLVMVVLTATNLVSVGSYGEFEFWFAGIKVVAIAAFIVIGGLAIFGLLPGSDHPASGFTNLTEHGGFLPNGPGAILTGILMVVFSFMGSEIVTLAAGETADPQAAVTKATNSVIWRIAVFYLGSILVVVSLLRWDDPAILKDGSYVAALNSVGIPHAGEIMNAIVLTSVLSCLNSGLYTASRMAFSLGRRSDAPAAFARTTGRGVPQAAILASVVFGFVAVAFNYLWPDTVFQFLLNASGAIALFVWLVICFSQLRMRKIIQRESPDKLVVRMWLYPYLTWATIAMITFVLVYMLTDTADGGGRDQVVLSTLVAGAVVAFALVRERLARNARQGKVISS